A genomic region of Papaver somniferum cultivar HN1 chromosome 7, ASM357369v1, whole genome shotgun sequence contains the following coding sequences:
- the LOC113297451 gene encoding B3 domain-containing protein Os03g0120900-like yields the protein MEFVKESRDGLYSDHPQEDQEEEVLMADNNSTTSKQLFSSSSSSSFSSLSPSSSSSQYRNVVVHHHQQQQQQQQQQIHQLPANFLSGMSNSSAPEVIGEFIEKEHMFDKVVTPSDVGKLNRLVIPKQHAEKYFPLDSAANEKGLLLNFEDRSGKPWRFRYSYWNSSQSYVMTKGWSRFVKEKKLDAGDIVSFERGAAESYKDRFYIDWRRRPQAPDLSLHHHQHHHSNPLSFPRTVIPWGTTHARLFFPQNLAVSSSTRDHLQLNYDHHHHQQQQQHYHYHQQQLQQRLSSSTSSTSYGNYSNTNMVNNNQRPGSVVYLRSSSSPITTRIPDHQAHHQQQQVGLMQQYTSGDNHNNMAMVFDSVPVVHGQAAAKRVRLFGVNLECPISEDDNECDILSSTTIPMNTTIGGSSIHTHHPHHQILNNPSQPIHSAPPPHLQLRVYNGAPLPTMPTELPKRGRPSLSFDI from the coding sequence atgGAGTTTGTTAAGGAAAGTAGAGATGGGTTATATAGCGATCATCCTCAggaagatcaagaagaagaagtattAATGGCAGATAATAATAGCACAACAAGTAAACAACTGTTttcctcctcatcttcttcttccttttcttcactctctccatcttcttcttcttctcagtacAGAAATGTTGTTGTTCatcatcaccaacaacaacagcagcaacaacaacaacagattcATCAGTTACCAGCTAATTTCTTAAGCGGAATGAGTAATAGCAGTGCTCCTGAAGTGATTGGTGAATTCATAGAAAAAGAACACATGTTTGATAAAGTGGTAACACCCAGTGATGTCGGTAAACTAAATCGATTGGTTATACCTAAACAACATGCAGAAAAATATTTCCCTTTAGATTCAGCAGCTAATGAAAAGGGCTTACTTCTAAATTTTGAAGATAGAAGTGGTAAACCATGGAGGTTTAGGTATTCTTATTGGAATAGTAGCCAAAGTTATGTTATGACTAAAGGTTGGAGTAGGTTTGTTAAGGAGAAGAAACTTGACGCGGGAGATATTGTTTCTTTCGAACGAGGAGCCGCCGAATCTTATAAAGATCGATTTTATATCGATTGGAGGCGCAGGCCTCAGGCACCAGATCtatctcttcatcatcatcaacatcatcattctaACCCTCTTTCTTTCCCAAGAACTGTAATTCCATGGGGTACCACTCATGCTAGACTGTTTTTCCCGCAAAATTTGGCGGTTTCATCATCTACCCGCGATCATTTGCAGTTGAATtatgatcaccatcatcatcaacagcaacaacaacattatCATTATCACCAACAACAGCTTCAACAGAGATTATCATCATCGACCAGTAGTACTAGTTATGGTAATTACAGCAATACTAATATGGTTAATAACAATCAACGGCCCGGCTCAGTTGTTTATTTGAGATCATCTTCATCACCAATTACAACAAGAATACCTGATCATCAAGCTCATCATCAACAGCAACAAGTTGGGTTAATGCAACAGTACACAAGTGGGGATAACCATAATAACATGGCAATGGTTTTCGACTCGGTTCCGGTGGTCCATGGACAAGCTGCAGCTAAGAGAGTTAGGTTGTTCGGAGTGAACCTGGAGTGTCCTATATCAGAGGATGACAATGAATGTGACATTTTATCTTCGACCACCATACCAATGAATACAACGATTGGGGGGTCATCGattcatactcatcatcctcatcatcaaatATTGAACAATCCTTCTCAACCCATTCATTCTGCTCCTCCTCCTCATCTACAATTAAGGGTTTATAATGGAGCCCCACTTCCAACAATGCCAACCGAGTTGCCTAAGAGAGGCAGACCATCTTTGTCTTTCGACATATAA